From the genome of Ornithobacterium rhinotracheale, one region includes:
- a CDS encoding dihydrodipicolinate synthase family protein, whose protein sequence is MEKIQGLIVAPFTPFDKAGEVNYDIIPQYAEMLRKNGLKGVFINGSSGEGYMLTTEERIQLAEKWKASVPADFKIIVHVGSTCVKDSKKMAEHAQALGVFGIGSMAPPFPEIGRVEELIAYCQKITEGAPELPFYYYHIPVFNGAYLSMVEFLEKADQKLPSLAGIKYTYENMYEFNQCKFVQNGKYDMLHGQDETLLASLAMSKTQGGISGTANYVGNVLVGVMEAWQKGNLEKARILQNYNQEVINVIVKYRGNIVGGKRIMKLMGLDLGENRVPFRNVTAEEEAALLKDLEAIDFFNKCNEL, encoded by the coding sequence ATGGAAAAAATACAAGGACTCATCGTTGCACCCTTTACGCCGTTTGACAAAGCTGGCGAGGTGAATTATGACATCATTCCGCAATATGCCGAAATGCTCAGAAAAAATGGGCTAAAAGGCGTTTTTATCAACGGTTCGTCGGGAGAGGGCTATATGCTCACTACCGAGGAGCGCATTCAACTAGCCGAAAAATGGAAAGCATCTGTGCCAGCTGATTTTAAAATCATCGTGCATGTGGGGAGCACTTGCGTGAAAGATAGCAAAAAAATGGCTGAGCATGCGCAAGCCCTAGGCGTGTTTGGGATAGGCTCTATGGCGCCACCGTTTCCAGAAATTGGGCGAGTAGAAGAGTTGATTGCCTATTGCCAAAAAATTACAGAAGGAGCACCCGAATTGCCATTCTACTATTACCACATTCCAGTGTTCAATGGGGCGTATCTGTCTATGGTAGAATTTTTGGAAAAAGCCGACCAAAAGTTACCAAGCCTTGCGGGCATTAAATATACCTACGAAAATATGTACGAGTTTAACCAATGTAAATTTGTACAAAATGGAAAATATGACATGCTCCATGGGCAAGACGAAACGCTCTTGGCAAGTTTGGCAATGAGTAAAACCCAAGGCGGCATTAGTGGCACTGCCAACTATGTGGGTAATGTGCTTGTGGGCGTAATGGAGGCATGGCAAAAAGGAAACTTAGAAAAAGCCCGAATTTTACAAAATTATAATCAAGAAGTCATCAATGTGATTGTAAAATACCGCGGAAACATCGTAGGAGGAAAACGCATCATGAAATTGATGGGCTTAGATTTAGGCGAAAACAGAGTGCCGTTTAGAAATGTTACAGCCGAGGAAGAAGCCGCTTTATTAAAAGATTTAGAAGCTATAGATTTCTTTAATAAATGTAACGAACTTTAA
- a CDS encoding SdpI family protein, translating to MNSLYGYRTLKSFKDQRSWDFAQRYSAKRLLQISFIIMLLQITMILLGVDANIENSYLLLVTLLS from the coding sequence ATGAATTCATTGTATGGGTACAGAACCCTAAAATCTTTTAAAGACCAAAGATCTTGGGATTTTGCACAAAGGTATTCCGCAAAAAGATTGTTGCAGATTTCATTTATAATTATGTTGTTGCAAATAACAATGATACTTTTGGGCGTTGATGCCAATATTGAAAATTCATATTTGTTATTAGTAACATTACTAAGTTAA